Proteins encoded in a region of the Flavobacteriaceae bacterium HL-DH10 genome:
- a CDS encoding GSCFA domain-containing protein, producing the protein MNLQTKIPLEKQSNNLIDYNSNMLLLGSCFVENIGEKLDYFKIQNTQNPFGVLFHPKAIETLIEKAIKRERYSEDDLFFYNEQWHCFDAHSKLSHASKDNLLNGLNFILEATDKQIQKSSHIVITLGTSWVYRNSENNSIVANCHKVPQKQFKKELLSVDELSESLKNILSLIRSVNYNASVIFTVSPIRHLKDGFVENTQSKAHLVTAIHRVVNNRSFYFPSYEIMMDELRDYRFYSEDMIHPNQTAINYIWEKVKDVWVSTDTLQTMEDVDAIQKGLQHKAFNPQSEAHQKFLLNIKEKQIQLQKKHKHIMF; encoded by the coding sequence ATGAATCTTCAAACCAAAATACCATTAGAAAAGCAGTCTAATAACCTTATAGACTACAATTCTAATATGCTTTTGTTAGGGTCATGCTTTGTTGAAAATATAGGAGAGAAGTTAGATTATTTCAAGATTCAAAATACTCAAAATCCGTTTGGGGTTTTATTTCATCCTAAAGCTATAGAAACTTTAATAGAAAAAGCAATTAAAAGAGAGCGGTATTCTGAAGACGATTTGTTTTTTTATAATGAACAATGGCATTGTTTTGATGCACATTCTAAATTAAGTCATGCATCTAAAGATAATTTGTTGAATGGGTTGAATTTTATTTTAGAGGCGACAGATAAGCAAATACAGAAATCTTCACACATTGTTATTACACTGGGTACATCTTGGGTTTATCGTAATAGTGAAAATAATAGTATTGTAGCTAATTGCCATAAAGTGCCTCAAAAGCAATTTAAAAAAGAATTGTTGTCTGTTGATGAATTATCAGAATCTTTAAAAAATATATTGAGCTTAATTAGAAGTGTTAATTATAATGCTTCTGTGATTTTTACGGTTTCTCCAATTCGTCATTTAAAAGATGGATTTGTCGAGAATACTCAAAGTAAAGCACATTTAGTTACTGCAATTCATCGAGTTGTAAACAATCGATCATTTTACTTTCCATCATATGAAATTATGATGGATGAACTTCGCGATTATCGTTTTTATTCAGAAGACATGATTCATCCTAATCAAACAGCGATAAATTATATTTGGGAAAAGGTTAAAGATGTTTGGGTTTCTACCGATACTTTGCAAACGATGGAAGACGTTGATGCTATCCAAAAAGGACTTCAGCATAAGGCATTTAATCCGCAATCTGAAGCACACCAAAAGTTTCTTTTAAATATCAAAGAGAAACAAATTCAACTTCAAAAAAAACATAAACATATAATGTTTTAA
- a CDS encoding AraC family transcriptional regulator, whose translation MLVNNTHFVLIKKWTIYLFSFNILTASMLLIAIYTEIINGNTISGKSMPLPILFFWLFIYFKILFTPEILYGIPILNKKILKFGSISEENNESSFSINDNWIIDDNKTKSNNPDLKLQEKINSNIVSYIQEVDKLSYNNQIFRNPKTSISDVALKLCVPTSHMVYLFKYHSKISFHEYRTQSRIKDSINLIENDYLKLNTLESLAYKTGFASYNPFYIAFKKVTDLSPQDYLKSKNNLIYT comes from the coding sequence ATGCTCGTAAATAATACCCATTTTGTTTTAATAAAAAAATGGACTATCTACTTATTCTCTTTTAATATTCTAACTGCTAGTATGCTATTAATAGCAATTTATACTGAAATAATTAATGGAAACACCATTTCTGGAAAATCGATGCCTTTACCAATATTATTTTTTTGGCTGTTTATTTATTTTAAAATTTTATTCACTCCAGAAATATTATATGGAATTCCTATTCTCAATAAAAAGATATTAAAATTCGGTTCGATATCAGAAGAAAACAATGAAAGTAGCTTTTCAATAAATGATAATTGGATTATAGATGATAATAAAACAAAAAGCAACAATCCAGATTTAAAATTGCAAGAAAAAATCAATTCTAATATTGTAAGCTATATTCAAGAAGTCGATAAGTTAAGCTACAATAATCAAATTTTTAGAAACCCAAAAACTTCCATTTCAGATGTTGCACTAAAATTATGTGTTCCAACAAGCCACATGGTGTATTTATTTAAATACCATTCAAAAATATCTTTTCATGAATATCGTACTCAAAGTAGAATTAAAGACAGTATTAATCTAATAGAAAATGATTATTTAAAATTAAATACTTTAGAATCTTTAGCATATAAAACAGGGTTTGCCTCATACAATCCATTCTATATTGCTTTCAAAAAAGTAACGGACTTATCGCCTCAGGATTATTTAAAAAGCAAAAACAATCTCATATATACTTAA
- a CDS encoding rhodanese-like domain-containing protein, producing MIFKKRGAIIIDVRTKAEYSQGAISGSKNIPLQNINSKIQEIKKLNKPVITCCASGMRSGSAAAILKSNGIESMNGGGWSSLNNKL from the coding sequence ATGATTTTCAAAAAAAGAGGCGCTATTATTATTGATGTACGCACTAAAGCAGAATACAGTCAAGGAGCTATTTCTGGATCTAAAAATATTCCATTACAAAACATTAACTCTAAAATTCAAGAAATAAAAAAACTAAACAAACCTGTAATTACCTGTTGTGCTAGTGGTATGCGTTCTGGCAGTGCAGCAGCTATTTTAAAAAGCAATGGTATTGAGAGTATGAATGGTGGTGGCTGGAGTAGTTTAAACAATAAACTATAA
- a CDS encoding enoyl-CoA hydratase/isomerase family protein gives MKAYVTLKIENKVGYIEFYHPNRNSMPSDVLSQLEQTIIDAGKNDAIRVLVLKSGGDRTFCAGASFNEVVEIEDEDAGIQFFSGFAKVINAMRKCPKLIIGRVQGKAVGGGVGLAAATDYCLANIYASIRLSELSIGIGPFVIEPAVSRKIGKTAMAEMTIDAESFFSSEFAKNKGLYAEVLPTTEALDMAVKTLVSKLASYNPEALSHMKQVLWEGTSHWDVLLLDRAKISGKLVLSDFTKKTLKRFR, from the coding sequence ATGAAAGCATACGTTACTTTAAAGATAGAAAACAAAGTTGGATATATTGAGTTTTATCATCCCAATAGAAACTCGATGCCAAGTGATGTGCTTTCTCAATTAGAACAAACAATTATTGATGCTGGTAAAAATGATGCTATTAGAGTACTTGTTTTAAAAAGCGGAGGTGATAGAACTTTTTGTGCAGGAGCTAGTTTTAATGAGGTTGTTGAGATTGAAGATGAAGATGCTGGAATACAGTTTTTTTCTGGGTTTGCAAAAGTTATTAATGCGATGCGTAAATGCCCTAAATTAATTATAGGTCGCGTACAAGGAAAAGCTGTAGGAGGAGGCGTAGGTTTGGCAGCAGCAACAGATTATTGTTTAGCAAACATATATGCTTCTATAAGATTAAGTGAATTAAGTATTGGTATTGGGCCATTTGTTATAGAGCCTGCCGTGTCAAGAAAAATTGGAAAAACAGCAATGGCAGAAATGACTATAGATGCCGAATCCTTTTTTTCTTCAGAATTTGCTAAAAATAAAGGGTTATATGCTGAGGTTTTACCAACTACAGAGGCACTTGATATGGCTGTGAAAACTTTAGTAAGTAAATTAGCTAGCTACAATCCTGAAGCTTTAAGTCATATGAAACAAGTACTTTGGGAAGGTACAAGTCATTGGGATGTGTTGCTTCTAGATCGTGCTAAAATTAGCGGAAAGTTAGTGCTAAGTGATTTTACTAAGAAAACTTTAAAGCGCTTTAGGTAG
- a CDS encoding DUF4136 domain-containing protein: MKNLLKILPLLALLIVVTSCSSVKVAADYDKNAKFSEYKTFAFFKTGIDKAEISDLDKRRILRAIESELLAKGFTKSENPDLLISLFTKSQQRVDVYNNSWGYGAWGWGGFGPGWGWGWNNLPSTSVTTQGVLYIDLIDAKKKELVWQGMGTGYLSRNMEKKEERIKEFVTEIMAKYPPGAQQ; encoded by the coding sequence ATGAAAAATTTATTAAAAATACTACCACTTTTAGCATTGCTAATTGTAGTAACATCTTGCAGCTCGGTTAAAGTAGCTGCCGATTATGATAAAAACGCAAAATTTAGTGAATACAAAACCTTTGCATTCTTTAAAACAGGCATTGACAAAGCCGAAATTAGCGATTTAGATAAACGTAGAATACTTAGAGCTATTGAAAGTGAACTTTTAGCAAAAGGTTTTACAAAATCTGAAAATCCTGATTTATTAATAAGTTTATTTACAAAATCTCAACAGCGTGTTGATGTTTACAACAATTCTTGGGGCTACGGCGCATGGGGCTGGGGAGGTTTCGGACCTGGTTGGGGCTGGGGTTGGAACAACCTACCTAGTACCTCTGTAACAACACAAGGTGTTTTATATATAGACCTTATTGATGCCAAGAAAAAGGAATTAGTATGGCAAGGAATGGGAACTGGATATTTAAGCCGAAATATGGAGAAAAAAGAAGAACGTATAAAAGAGTTTGTAACTGAAATTATGGCAAAATACCCTCCAGGAGCGCAACAATAA
- a CDS encoding DUF5522 domain-containing protein produces MKKLIPVEEGDYYLTPEGYRCFTEQYHLKRGYCCESGCRHCPFGYDKKTNAVKK; encoded by the coding sequence ATGAAGAAATTAATCCCAGTAGAAGAAGGCGATTATTACCTAACACCAGAAGGCTATCGATGTTTTACCGAGCAATACCACTTAAAACGCGGATATTGTTGTGAAAGCGGATGTAGACATTGCCCCTTTGGATATGATAAAAAAACCAACGCTGTAAAGAAATAA
- a CDS encoding pyridoxal-phosphate dependent enzyme, whose product MTFKLQNSVNQQVKLPEELGVELFVKREDTIHPFVSGNKYRKLKYNITEAQKSGCKTLLTFGGAYSNHIAAVASAGQISGFKTIGVIRGDELANKIDSNPTLRYAKQCGMTFKFISRTLYREKTSEEFLNNLKEEFDDFYLVPEGGTNHLAVKGCEEILTSEDASFNYICCAVGTGGTISGLINCSDPSQEVLGFPALKGDFLKQDISKFAIKNHWKLITDYHFGGYAKINEDLVAFINQFKNDYNIPLDPVYTGKMMFGILDLIEKNYFPKGSRILVIHTGGLQGIDGMNAVLKNKNLPIIK is encoded by the coding sequence ATGACTTTTAAGCTTCAAAATAGCGTTAACCAGCAAGTGAAACTACCTGAGGAATTGGGTGTTGAATTGTTTGTAAAGCGAGAGGATACAATACATCCGTTTGTGTCTGGAAATAAATATAGAAAGCTTAAATATAATATAACAGAAGCGCAAAAATCAGGATGTAAAACCTTACTCACTTTTGGAGGTGCTTATTCAAATCATATTGCTGCAGTAGCTTCTGCAGGACAAATTTCTGGTTTTAAAACTATTGGTGTTATAAGAGGTGATGAGCTTGCTAATAAAATAGATAGTAATCCAACATTGCGTTATGCTAAGCAATGTGGTATGACATTTAAGTTTATTTCTAGAACACTTTATAGAGAAAAAACATCAGAAGAATTTTTAAATAATTTAAAAGAGGAATTTGATGATTTTTATCTCGTTCCAGAAGGTGGTACTAATCACTTAGCTGTTAAAGGATGTGAGGAAATTTTAACTTCTGAAGATGCTTCTTTTAATTATATATGCTGTGCCGTTGGAACTGGAGGTACTATTTCTGGACTCATAAATTGTTCAGATCCTAGTCAAGAAGTTTTAGGATTTCCTGCCTTAAAAGGGGACTTTTTAAAGCAAGATATTAGTAAATTTGCAATTAAGAATCATTGGAAATTAATAACAGATTATCATTTTGGTGGTTATGCTAAAATAAATGAAGATTTAGTAGCGTTCATTAATCAGTTTAAAAATGATTATAATATTCCTTTAGATCCTGTTTATACAGGGAAAATGATGTTTGGTATTTTAGATTTAATCGAGAAAAATTATTTTCCTAAAGGTTCAAGAATTTTAGTAATTCATACAGGAGGCTTACAAGGAATTGATGGAATGAATGCTGTGTTAAAAAATAAAAATTTACCAATAATAAAGTAG
- a CDS encoding LysM peptidoglycan-binding domain-containing protein, translating into MNRVLLIICLGIVLYSCKAKKTIVSKRPTITAKEVIKDKEIVTPKVYANKTEKYVDTYKDIAKNEMDLYGIPASITLAQGVLESGSGHGTLSVKANNHFGIKCHDWTGAKVYHDDDKKQECFRKYKDAKYSFRDHSLFLTQRKRYANLFKLKKEDYKGWAKGLKAAGYATDKKYPNKLISLIERYELYEFDREVLGESYTKYEAPIVVNNEDKDIIKSNSSTYIVAKGDTMYSIARKYNITVDELKAINGLSHTTLSLGQELQVKKGLVDIKESVNEEITASHIVIKGDTLYSISKKYNMTVKELQNINGLSDLVLSIGQELQVKPTSKN; encoded by the coding sequence ATGAATAGAGTTTTATTAATAATATGTTTAGGTATAGTACTTTATAGTTGTAAGGCTAAAAAAACAATAGTTTCAAAGCGGCCTACAATAACGGCTAAAGAAGTAATTAAGGATAAGGAAATTGTTACGCCAAAAGTATATGCTAATAAAACTGAAAAATATGTTGACACCTATAAAGATATTGCTAAAAACGAAATGGATCTTTATGGAATTCCAGCAAGTATAACATTGGCACAAGGTGTTTTAGAATCAGGTTCTGGTCATGGAACACTTTCAGTAAAAGCAAATAATCATTTCGGAATTAAATGTCATGATTGGACAGGAGCTAAGGTGTATCATGACGATGATAAAAAGCAGGAATGTTTCAGAAAGTATAAAGATGCTAAATATTCGTTTAGAGATCACTCTTTGTTTTTAACGCAAAGGAAGCGTTATGCTAATCTTTTTAAATTAAAAAAAGAAGATTATAAAGGTTGGGCTAAAGGATTAAAAGCCGCAGGTTATGCTACCGATAAAAAATATCCAAACAAATTAATAAGTCTTATTGAACGCTATGAGTTGTATGAATTTGACAGGGAAGTCCTTGGGGAAAGTTATACTAAATATGAAGCTCCTATCGTGGTGAATAATGAAGATAAGGACATTATAAAAAGCAATAGCTCAACTTATATTGTAGCAAAAGGGGATACCATGTATTCTATTGCTAGAAAATATAATATCACAGTTGATGAACTCAAAGCTATTAATGGATTAAGTCATACTACACTTAGCCTTGGACAGGAATTACAAGTAAAAAAGGGTTTAGTCGATATTAAAGAATCTGTAAACGAAGAAATTACAGCTAGTCATATTGTTATAAAAGGAGATACGTTGTATTCCATTTCAAAAAAGTATAATATGACTGTAAAAGAACTTCAAAATATAAATGGTTTAAGTGATTTAGTCCTTAGTATCGGGCAGGAATTACAGGTAAAACCAACATCAAAAAATTAA